The genomic DNA CTAAAAGTCAGCTGTAATGTGACATGATATTCATGTTAAGTCAAGATATGCTAAACTAACTCTATGTAGAAACCAATACATGTCATTATAACCAAATGGTCCCCACCAGTCATTATCATTTTGTTTCCTCCAAAAGAAGATGTATGTTCCTCATCTATGGGTGGACTATAAATGAGGAGGAGGCCAGAAAATTATTCCTAAAGAGGGGCAGAACCCATCACAGACCCAAATGAACTCTTAGGGTGTTCAGGTTTTTGGTTTTTAACACACAATTTGTACTTTTGCAAGTTAGGATTACAGGCGGGTTGAATCTGTATATAATCACCTAAATCGTTCATTTGCTTTGAAACAAGGTCAGATGACTTTTGTCTGTTAAACATCAGATATAAATGCACATATCATCATGTAAAGTCAATCcctgtgatgtgtttttctaaGGATGCaacacacctttttttaaatgttatcagATAGTCAAAGGGTTTATCCTTCACAGGGGTCCTTTGAGGGTCCAGTCTTGTTTTTATGCCCAAAGGAGAACAATGtgattgtcatgatttggtctgttttagttttgtttagatgtatttatcttttagttctcagtcttccctggtgtttcccttgtgtgttaatgtttcctagtgttgatggtttcctagttttgtcttcagtgttatctgttttattttgtcatttattatcctcgtgtatctctgtgttctagtgtgttttgttagaatcttgagttctgtgtgtctttcgtgtttcatgatttagtttgtagttgtcctcagtgtttcttgtgtttcttgacAGAATGAACTGACCTAAAATGGACCCAGCAGAAACTTTTGAAAGAATGGATCCAGGTAGTTCCAAGATATTTTTAGTTTGGCCAGGAGCACTGCAATAATAGAGCAGTCTCCTTGGACTGGCACCCACTTGGCCATTTTTTCTGGTAGCCGAGGAGGCCAGAGAAAAAGAAGTGGCCACCATGGCTTCCGTCTCCATGTTCTGCCTCCACTGCCCAGCACACCAGAGTCTCTGCCTCAACCCGAGCCTCAGCCCAGGACTCAACCCAGGCTCCAGCTCAagcctcagcctccctgtgcctcagagccacagcctccctgtGTTCCGTCTCAGCGCCATCTGCCCCCTGTTCCGGCAGAGCGCCGTCTCACTCCCCTGTCTCTTTGGGAGGCCCTGCCCACTCCTATGACTCCTGTGTCTCCGTGGGAGGTTCTGTCcactcctgtgtctctgtgggaggttcTGCCCACTCCTGTGTCTCCGTGGGCAGCCCTGCCCACTCCTGCGCCCTCTTCAGGGGCCCTGGCGACTCCTGCACCCTTGTCGGAGGTCCTGCTGACTCTGTCCACACCTGTACCCTTGTCGGAGGCCCTGCCAACTCCGCACACTCCTGTGTGCTCGTCAGAGGTCCTGTGGTCTCCAGTTTTCCTGTGGGAGGCCAGACCAAGACCTCCTGGCCTCCCCTCTGAACTGGTCTGCCTGTTTGGTTGGCATCCCGGACGCCCACCTGAACTACTCTTTGTGTTTGGTCTGCCTCCTGGCCGTCCTCCTGAAGGTCaatgtttcatgtgtttatcagtgtttatCAGTTTTGGGATTTTctcattttggacattttgatagagagtttttgtttttaatagttaaatagttttattagtttattctgcacttgggtccacctccttgTTTTCCCACACCCGTGACAGTGCCGACATGTCCTGCATGTACACATGCAGGACCCAGCTTCTGTGAGCCTCTGGCAGTATCACACAactgaaaaaacattaaaccgcaataaagttttcttttgTACAGCTCAGCTGTTTTCAGAGAACCTGTTGAACCTGCCCTCATTTATTTTTCCCATGGGAGTCAGCCAGAATCCAGCATGACGGTTACTTAATCCTGTCTGTCCCACTAACTGCTTTCTATTTGTGAGGCAATCCTTTGATACACTGAGGAGTGGATATATggaaaacaaatacaagaaaaagtCGGTTAGCACATGTTACTCCACCTACAGTATCACCTTTTTCTCTCacaaacccttttcacacatacggaaatctcctgaaaaactctggagatttggctacccggagggaggtcgggagaatctccggagaagtcctcctgtaaatatctagatattatccggagtgcatatgtgaaaacggctacaGAGTCTcgttattataataataataataactttatttatatagcacctcttaaaaacacaggcttacaaagtgctttgacaaacagcaaaaacaagaacaaagcaagcTAAACcgaacacagaagaacattaacaacagtaAGACtataacagatgcaaaatactaaaaataattaaatacaattcaacagaaaagaacccatattgcacgatacccaacagacaccCGAccgtcacaagaaccattataagaacccaggcaaaacaagaacccaacaacacaagctgagaccaagaggtccaaatatttaaaaagatgtaagaaactgaaagagctaaaagaaaataaaaagataacagcgaTAAGAAGGtaggagcagtaaaataaatagaaacaagtggttaaaggatcaaaaaaaactataatattaataaaaataaaaagtatatataaatataaaacataaatagacaaagtaagtaagataagaaattaccaagttaaaacataagaggagttaagatatgagcataaacatgagataagagcataaataaaaggacagtaagaagtaaaagaagataaaaatagaaaaaaaacagtaagaaaagacattaagaagatgACATAAGACATAAGAATCTGCAAGTCTAatctcctcagggaggtcgttccaaagtcgaggggcCCTGACGGAAAAGGCccggtcacctttagttttagtctcgactttggaacgaccaggaggcccccacctGGGGATCAAAGACCGCAGTCAGAGCTACTGGCTTATATGGTGTCAGTAGCTCTGTTATATAGCTTGGAGCCAGCCCCGTCCatgctttaaaagtaatgagtaaaatcttaaaatcgattctaAAACTTACAGGAAGCCAATGTAATGAAGCTAAAATtggagtgatgtgatgtcgtctgttacaaccagtaagaagcctagctgctgcattttggactaGCTGGAGGCGAGACAGTGACTTATTTGTGATTCCGGAAAAGAGGGAGTTACAGTAGTCAAGTCGGGAGAAAATTAGGGCATGGATGATCTTTTCAAggttagtattgttttaattttggagaTGGTGCGTAGATGGAAGAAGCATGATCGGACAACTGTTTTGATATGGGATTCAAAGGTGAGATTGCAATCAAATGTTATTCCTAGATTTCTGGCGGTGGGTTGGACATTGGCGAATAAGGGACCGAGGCTGCTCCTTGAAATATGAGTGGAGTTTGGCGGGTTGAATACTATGATTTCAGATTTAGAATTGTTCAGCTGGAGAAAGTTTTGTGCCATCCAGCAGTTGATATCGTTTAGACAGTTTCTGACAGCAGCTAGGCTCCTAGCGTCCTCAGGTCTCAAAGGAAGGTATATCTGTCTGTcgtctgcataacaatgaaaggAGACTTTGTGGCGTTCAATTATTTGGCGAAGAGGCAGCATATGAATGGAGAATAAAATGGGACCTAAAACCGAACCTTGCGGTACACCACATGTAATGTTAGATGTAGAGGAGGAGTAGTTATCGATGGTGACCACAAAGGTTCTTTCTAAAAGATAAGAGTAAAACCAGCTAAGTGCAGTATCCTTTAAACCAACCCATTTTCTGAGACGATCAATTCAAATTGTGTGATCAACAGTATCAAAGATCTAAAAGAATTAAAATTGTGCCCTCCCCTCTATCTGCTGCTAAAAAAAGATCATTGGTTACCTTGAGGAGGGCGGTCTCTGTGCTGTGACAAGCTCTAAAACCGGATTGGAATTTCTCAAAGAGGTTATTTTCAGttataaaagataaaagttGAGTTGAAACCACCTTTTCTAAAACTGTTGATAAAAATGGAAGTTTTGAGATTGGTCTTAAATTGTTCAAATCAGTGGGATCAAGGTTGGGTTTCTTTAAAAGTGGTTGGACCACAGAATGTTTAAAAGCAGAGGGGACTACACCTTCCACCAAGGAACTATTAATAATGGATAAAACTGTGTTAAAAACCTCTTTGAGAAACGTTGTGGGAATAAAATCAAGGCTGTGGCAATTTCATGTGGGTTAAAATTTCAGATAAAAAGGTCAAGGACACCGGCTCAAAACTGCTAAAATAACTGTGAAGTTCCCTGCTGGTGTCTAAAATACGGTCTGGGGGGATGATTTGTAGCCTAATGTCCTTGACTTTATTagtaaaataagttaaaaactTCTCACACAGATCCTGAGAAGGATCAGTAAAATaagaaggggagggggtggtgattgATTCTAAAACCTTTAGAATAATTGGCTAAAATCAGATTAGAAGAAAATGCTGCTCTTGCGTCTTTAACTGCCTTTTGGTATTGTTTCATTGTATCTCTTCATATTTCATAAAATACATgcaagcctgtttttttttccattttcgaTGTTTTCCTTCTGCAGTCTCTTTTTAGATCCTGAGTCAGTTCGTTTAGCCATGGCTGTGGAGCTCTGTtagtctttttgtctttataggGAGCAACAGAGTCCAGCACAGTTTGACAGGTGAGATTAAAAGAGGAGACCAGCTCCTCTGTGTTAAAATTTTGGTAAAAGGCAGttgaagagacagaaataaaaagctcCTTAAACTTGCTAGCAGACGTAGAGTTAAAAACCCTGCTGCGGACAGGTGCCTTGCTAATAAAAGGTGGCTGAGATAAAACCATTCTGAATGAAACCAGTTTGTGGTCTGACACACAGATATCCTTTGTGTGGCCCTTAGAGTGAGAGGGTTCCTGTATTGCCTGAGTAAGGTTAAGATATCCATAAAATCACCTGTGAGGAACTGAGAGGGGCAACAGAAATGTATGTTAAAATCACCTAAAACAAGGATTTAATCATacttagaaataaaatgtgataaaaacGCTGAAACCtctgcaataaaaacattgttaggTCTGGGTGGTTCTGTAGATGATTAAAATTAACACAGGATCTAATTCGTCGTCATAGACTATATTTGCCTACTTACTGATAATGTACAGTTTGTTCGACTAACTGGTGCTGTCACTTCTTCTGAGCAGGTCTTCAACATGGTTAAAGAAtcaatgtgtgactttttgatccagtagatgtcgcccttgggaaccagcatgaaaccaaaacaaaaaaccatGAAAGACATTCAGTAACATGCTGAGTTGTGCACGCTGAGTAAAGCCAGACAACACAGCTTTACGAACACAAAgcttttcccccctcttccaCTCAGCTGGAGttcattacctcaaatatttcactCATGTTTCCACCTGGAGAGACTAACACCATAAACAACAAAGGCAAAACTTTGCTGCAACTTCAACACTTTCCCTTGATGCTGCAGCTAGACTCCATAATAGCTCTTGCAGATCTTTGCCAACATCAAAGACATTTAGATGTTCGGAGAGATTTGTCTGGaattcaaaacacaacacaacacaaaagggATAGAGAGTGATTGAGGTCCTCCAGCTGAGTGACACCACGTACAGGCCctctacagtgtgtttaccaGCATCAGCATGAACCACACATCACGCCACATATTGTTGACTCCCTGCGAAAGCTAAGATACACTTTTGGATGCGCACAAACAAGTCAAGTGTGAGATGTGACAGTGGGACGACACAGAAACTTGGCGGTGGCAGACCTGCTCGCAAAACTCTCCTATTCCTTGGCTGACCTGCATCATTCTCGCTGcagtcttcctctccctcactTGCTGTTCCCGAGCTGTTTAATCTCATGGTTGGACATGGTGCAAATGTCACTGCCTGCTTTATAAAGCACAAAGGCCGTGAGGGAGCGCTGACTGTCATGGTGAGTCCTGTGAAACACAGACGCTCTTTCACTGGGCTCCTCTGTGACGGACTGATTCTGAGAGAGTGCCTCCTCTGCACGGCAAAATGTCATCCCATTTTGCAATGCATGAGTCCAGCAGCCAATCGCTTTCCATCCCTAATTATCAGATTCAGAGAAAAGTGGCAAAGCTAAAGCACTATTTTAGTAAAGTCTTGGCCTGCATGttgaataatgttttttatttcttgacgTGTTGCAAACAAGCTCATTTCAGCCTTTAAGCGAAGAGCAGGGTAGCTCGTATTTAAAGGAACCAGTGCAGTAACCATGGCAGCCTGGTTTCAGGGACAACAAAAAGGGTTTTGTCCTCATGGGTCACTTTGCTGAACCCCACTGCAACTGGTCCACTTtttattctccctctctctctctctctctctctctctaaagcaCAGACAGggagaaaccttttttttttttttcccatggtGCATGGTGTCCCTGCACGGGGAGTGTTTACAGGATGTTATCTGTGTCAGTGCCGGCCCCTCATCCCTctgagtgggtttctgaggaaTGCTGTGAACGGGATGGAGGAGTTCCAAAGGGGGAGTGCACAAaagagagactgacagacaccaggagagagagagagagagagagagagagagagagaggctatATATACATCCAAAGGAGGCTGGCGCTCACTGGCACAGATGGACTACTGAATAACTGGACTCTAGCCCATTGGATATTTAGCAAGAAAGGTgagtaaaaaaatacattctgattacattattttttttatcaccatcatcttctTTATCCAgttaacatatttttaattttcctttaaagaaagaaagaaagaaagaaagaaagaaagaaagctcaAGATTTGGTGTCCACTGTTCAGCTTTTCTTTCCTTATTTTAAACTGGTCTTCATTAGAATTTATTATAGGCTTTGAGGAACTGGAAGTTGAAAGAAGACCTCAATTTCTACATAAGTGAAATCCCAAATTCATCAGAAATGCCAGAGGTAGAAATGAGTCCCTTGGGGATGTGGTCTTGTTAAGGGCTGACGTATGTGGTATCTATTAAAGCTCTGTAGCTCTGAAAAACTGACTCTGAAATGGTGGACCAATGTTTGATCAAGTGCTCTGGGGGACTCgcctttttttcaaactctatcataaaatatttcacttttgtgtcttaaaaaaaaccaaaaggacaacttttttttgttggagaTATTTTGAAGCACAAGGCAACATAACTAATCAGTAAgtatttttattcactttttttttcttttctagaaTGAAATTTCATTCGGTTGTGTAATTACAAATGACAAATTATGAATGATGCACTTTTTTGTTATTGGCATCAGCTGGTtcttatgacaaaaaaaacatataaaaggcACTGATGGCATGTGAGTGAATAAAGTAAAAGCAATTAGTGCAGAGACAGGAAAAGCTGTAAAATGACACCACTGATCTCATCACTGCAGCAGTTATTGGTGAGTCTATATTCTATTTCccttagaattttttttatttttttacaaacttcAAAAGACATGATATTTTAATTAGATAGGTCCGTAATGAGGATTGCAATTTCATTATTGAACAAGTGCAATGGTGGGGGTTTCTTCTCTCAGACCTGGGTGTGCCTTTAGCTGAGCTGGCCTCCAGGGAACAAGCCATGAGTTAGGTCATCtttcttcagtattttttttttttactgaaaatcATACTATCATTACCACGTAAATCCCCCTCTTCTACCATGTTGTGAACatctgtgtttgctttgggtCTTGGCTATTGTTAGAGCAATAAAAAATGATATCCCAAAGGACCAGTACTGCAATGTTGCACAATACTCCACGTCATAATTGTACACACAccatgtttaatatttgttcTGGATTAACATCGGTGAGTGTCTGGTTTTGTGTACTTTCATGagcttttttgatttgtttcaatGCCAccaaggcttaaaaaaaaaaaaaagagtccctGTCATTAACTGAAGCTGTGAGGGTGCGGCATGAAACTGGATGCCTACATGTGCCGACATGACCTGCCGTTTGCTTTATTATAGGGTTATGTTTGTCAGGAAAATGTCCTGTGAGAAAAAAGTGACTTGATGTCAGCTGATTGAATTTGCTTAAAAAATGAAGATCAAGCACCAACACTTAAATGTCTTAGAATTCATCTATAATGAACTTTAAAAGGGTTTCATGTTTCTTCTTATTTCAGGCACCAGCAAAGTCTTTGGCTGTGAAACAcaagtttgatattttagtgtGAAATACACGACACAACAATGAACAACGTGGCAGATTGGATCGTGCAGAACAGGGACAAAATTGAGAAAGGCGTGGAGATCATGGGGCAAGCCTCAGAGGTGCTTGCTTCCACCGTGGGCCAGCTTCACCCTGTGCTGGAGGCTGTGTTTGTTGCTTCTGCTGAGTTACTCAGTAATCCAGAGGGCAAAGAGGCTCGCTACCTGACTCAGCAGTTTGAACTGGTCAACCAAAAACTCGAGGGGATCCAGGATGAGATAGATAAAATCGCCCTGGAGCTGCAGAGGACGTCAATGAACAAGCAGAACTTCGATCGAGAGGCACAAATGATCAGCCAGTATGAAAAGTTCCAGGACTTTGTCAATGCCAAGCCAAAGTtcaaagagaagaagatggagaagTTCCTCAGCCATTATGAGAACACAGACGGCGACATGAACTTGGACGCCCTCTACAATGCAGTCACAGGGGAGAACACCTCAGGAGACCCCATGCTGGAAACCGTCGTcaccacagagcagagaagcagAAGGGCAGTTGAGGATTTCTGCGCCCGGCTGAAGAAGCTCTTTGTGGTGGGCATTATCGCCGTCATGGGCCACTCTGCCCTCAAAGAAGGGGTGGTGGGGGAGGAGATGGTGAAGAGGTGGAAGGATCGCATGGAGGACGTTGAGACCCGAATGAAAGCAGCTGTGGATGAATGTACAGAGAAATTCCCAGATCAAGCCAAGATGGACCTGGAGCACATCCTTCAGGAGAACACCGGCACGGTCAACCAAGAGTTCACCCAAACTCTTCTGGATTCACTTGTTAAGAAATACGACTGGGTGAACTGGTCCATCAGGGCCTTCAACAACCGGGAGAGGATCTTCTTTTTCAACTGGCTGGCAGGAAAGAAGTGCCATGGAAGTGGGGGAACCAACTGGTTTGATTTTTTGACCAAGAACAAGATCAAAGTGGTGGTCTCTTTCTGTGTCGACCCCAAGCCCATCAACAAGAATCAGATCCAGGAGAAGATCGAGGCCAGGAAGCTGAAGGGCAACATGATGGCATTGGCTCTTTCTTTGAACACCAGCTTCCCCAACTGCCTGGTCCATGCTGTCAGCCATTACAAAGAGGTGGTTGAGTCCAACAACTTCCATGAGGATTGTTACTACTatggaaaacacaaaagagcCCACCTGTGCATCCACTCTGAGTAGACtcatagagacagaaaaagcGGAGCGATACAGATCGATGAATGTTTTTACCAGAGACCAGTGGACATATGTCCATTAAATTTAGAAACCAATTCATGAATGTCGTCTGTCTTCAAGCGTAATCTGCTCTCTACAGGATCTTGAATGTGAGTCATGGCCTTATTTGTAATGACTCTTTATGcttttacatatatatatatatatatatatctttccTTTGTTGGTTATATAGCAGCTTCAGGGTGTAGAAATTTCAGAGCCATACATTTCCATGCCAGCTTTGTCAAAGTGTCTCAGTGATGATGAGTTAATGTTTTTGGCTGCCTACTTTTATACTGAGGTACCTGTCCTCTTTAATCCATGTAATCCCTCTTAAGATCTCTTGGCGTAGCAGACTATTGTGTCAAGGCTGTAAAACAATCAACAAGTCAGGTTGTTTTCTGATTTTTGTGTAATTGTGATGCAGTTTCAAGAATTTTCATTTGGTTTAGCCACAATACTGGTCATGCTGTTCTTCATAGTTCTATAAAGCCTGTAATGGATCCAGAACAAGGAAATTCAACGGACTGTAAGACAACAGTTCAAACTCtagggttgttgtttttcttgccaAGAGTTACATTAGGTGATAAGTGCAAGTCTGTCCTcagagttagcttagcttggGATACTTAGCTATGTTTAAAAACTGGAAACAGCTAGCTTGGCTCTATCCAAAGATGACAAAATTCCTCTTTCAATAGATAGAAGGCCACATTTACACGACTACGATTTTTGCCAGAATCTGTAACATTTTGCAGAGTTATGTATGTTCGTTTACACACCAATGGGGTTTTGGGTGCCTGACCACAGAAAGTTTCACCGTTTCCTTCGTCGTGCAATACGCTGTTCCTCTGCAAACAGAGACTTTACGAACAAGCGCATTACAGTCAAGACAACAGCTGTAAGCGAGCaagtggactacaacaacaatggcagactcctgagttctgtttgtgaatttagggtcacatttgtttcattagccatttttgtatgtttacgcacagagtatgtgcacatgtgtgtgtcgTTTTATTAGAAAGTCACACCACAACTACTGGTCTGGCATGTATATTACAGCGTTTTTAGTAATTTCTGTGGATCCTTATGGAGGGCGTTGTCTAAATGCGGAacttttttcccattttcaGCGGATCATTCTCGAGTAAACGTAGCCTGAAGTTCCCTATTTTTGTTTGATCATCTGCATTGCGTAAGACTAGCCTACTTCTCGGAGTAGTAACTCTCCAAAGTCTTGACATACGTACAATCCCCTCTAAAACCAAAAGGTCAACATCAGTATTTGTATTGATTTAACAAATCAAATAagattaaattattttctgtgttaaaatatattttgtcacCTTTGGGCAGAGCCTGTGTTTTTGcagttatgctaagctaaactaatcTAACCTAGTCCTGGTTGAAGCTTCACATGTAGCTTACAAATAGGCTATGTGACATTGTTCTTATCTAATTTTTATCAAGAAAGTGAATTAACTATTCTGCTTGTGGTTTATCGTTACAACAAACAATTTATTTGCCATTTTGAGATTATTTTGTCCATTGATTTTGCAGATGATTTAGGCTGTAtcgatctaaaa from Labrus mixtus chromosome 11, fLabMix1.1, whole genome shotgun sequence includes the following:
- the LOC132983578 gene encoding uncharacterized protein LOC132983578, whose amino-acid sequence is MNNVADWIVQNRDKIEKGVEIMGQASEVLASTVGQLHPVLEAVFVASAELLSNPEGKEARYLTQQFELVNQKLEGIQDEIDKIALELQRTSMNKQNFDREAQMISQYEKFQDFVNAKPKFKEKKMEKFLSHYENTDGDMNLDALYNAVTGENTSGDPMLETVVTTEQRSRRAVEDFCARLKKLFVVGIIAVMGHSALKEGVVGEEMVKRWKDRMEDVETRMKAAVDECTEKFPDQAKMDLEHILQENTGTVNQEFTQTLLDSLVKKYDWVNWSIRAFNNRERIFFFNWLAGKKCHGSGGTNWFDFLTKNKIKVVVSFCVDPKPINKNQIQEKIEARKLKGNMMALALSLNTSFPNCLVHAVSHYKEVVESNNFHEDCYYYGKHKRAHLCIHSE